ATCGATTATCCCATAGGTGTCATAGTTGAGTTGAAGAAAATTGCATGCCCATTGACTAAGGTTACGACCTTTTGTTCCATGGTGATATTCCGAACGGCGCAGAACATGTTGTGAAAGAGAATCAACGCGTGTTGGATTCTGTTGAGGCCCTAAATGGGAGTGATTTGGTGAAATTTGGACAACTAATGAATCAATCCCATGAGTCGCTAAGCTTCCTGTATGAAGTAAGCTGCGAGGAACTAGATGTTATGGTAGATGAAGCACAGCGTATTCAAGGAACACTTGGCGCTCGGATGACGGGAGCAGGCTTCGGTGGAAGCACAGTATCCCTCGTTCATGAAGATTCTGTAGAACAGTTTGTGAAGCAAGTTAGTGAGAATTATAAGACAAGAACGGGACTTGAGGGTGAGTTCTACGTGTGCGGCGTAGGTGACGGAGTGAAAGAACTAAAGGAGGAGATCTAGGATGGCAATCTTAGTCACAGGCGGAGCAGGATATATTGGTTCACATACTGTCGCTGCATTATTGGATCTAGGAGAAGAAGTTGTCGTTATTGATAACCTCCAGACTGGACATCGTGAAGCACTTCTTGGAGGTAAGTTGTACGAAGGGGATCTACGTGATAAAGCTTTGTTAGCCAAGCTATTCAATGAGAACGAGATTGACGCAGTAATCCATTTTGCAGCTAACTCTCTTGTAGGAGAAAGTATGCAGAATCCTGTTAAATACTATGATAATAACGTGTTTGGCACGCTGTGTCTGTTAGAAGTTATGGATGCTGCTAATGTTCGTAAAATTGTGTTCTCTTCCACAGCAGCTACCTACGGTGATCCTGAGAAGGTACCTATTGTGGAAGGAGACCGCACAGAACCTACGAATGTCTACGGTGAAACGAAGCTGATGATGGAGCGGATGATGTCATGGTTCGATAAAGTGTTAGGCATTAAATATGTAGCATTACGTTTCTTCAATGCGGCAGGTGCACATGCAAGTGGGCGAATAGGTGAAGACCATCGTCCAGAGAGTCATCTCATTCCGCTTGTATTGCAAGTAGCGCTGAAGCAACGGGAGAATATCGCTGTGTTCGGCGAAAATTATCCGACTCCAGATGGCACGTGTGTTCGTGATTATATTCATGTCAGTGACTTAGCAGATGCTCATTATCGAGCTGTAAGCTACTTACGTAATGGTAAAGACAGTAATGTATTTAATCTGGGTAACGGACAAGGATTCTCTGTGAAAGAAGTCATTGAGACAGCGAAGAAAGTTACGGGTCTTGATATTCCTGTCGTTGTACAGGAGCGCCGTGCAGGAGATCCAGCTACATTGGTAGCTTCATCTGACAAAGCGCGTAGTGTATTAGGATGGAAGCCCGCTCATGATAGTCTAGATAATATTATTCAAAGTGCTTGGAGCTGGCACCAATCCCATCCACAAGGTTATGGAGAATG
The nucleotide sequence above comes from Paenibacillus sp. IHBB 10380. Encoded proteins:
- the galE gene encoding UDP-glucose 4-epimerase GalE, whose amino-acid sequence is MAILVTGGAGYIGSHTVAALLDLGEEVVVIDNLQTGHREALLGGKLYEGDLRDKALLAKLFNENEIDAVIHFAANSLVGESMQNPVKYYDNNVFGTLCLLEVMDAANVRKIVFSSTAATYGDPEKVPIVEGDRTEPTNVYGETKLMMERMMSWFDKVLGIKYVALRFFNAAGAHASGRIGEDHRPESHLIPLVLQVALKQRENIAVFGENYPTPDGTCVRDYIHVSDLADAHYRAVSYLRNGKDSNVFNLGNGQGFSVKEVIETAKKVTGLDIPVVVQERRAGDPATLVASSDKARSVLGWKPAHDSLDNIIQSAWSWHQSHPQGYGEWISNRAYARE